A single genomic interval of Celeribacter indicus harbors:
- the trmFO gene encoding methylenetetrahydrofolate--tRNA-(uracil(54)-C(5))-methyltransferase (FADH(2)-oxidizing) TrmFO — MTETLHIVGGGMAGSEAAWQAAEAGVAVVLHEMRPQIGTFAHQTGNFGEMVCSNSFRSDDDEQNAVGLLHWEMRRAGGLIMATADAHRLPAGGALAVDREPFAEAVTQTLRSHPNITTDHGEITDLPTEGKWIFATGPLTSARLGEAIARETGADRLAFFDAIAPIVYAESIDMDVAWLQSRYDKGETEEEQKAYLNCPMTKPQYEAFIDALLAADKTEFHEGETAGYFDGCLPIEVMAERGRETLRHGPMKPIGLTNAHRPADKPYAVVQLRRDNKLGTLYNIVGFQTKMKYGAQADVFRMIPGLENARFARLGGIHRNTFLNSPTLLDHEMRLKSRPHIRFAGQVTGVEGYVESAAMGLLAGRLAAAEILGRRLPPVPPETAMGALVTHITGGAEAKTFQPMNVNFGLFPPLEGLRGGRKGRKERYKGYTDRAKALWSDWLAAPEAVTA; from the coding sequence ATGACAGAGACACTTCATATCGTCGGCGGCGGCATGGCCGGATCCGAAGCGGCCTGGCAGGCCGCCGAAGCCGGCGTCGCGGTCGTGCTCCACGAGATGCGGCCGCAGATCGGCACCTTCGCCCACCAGACCGGCAATTTCGGCGAGATGGTCTGTTCCAATTCCTTCCGCTCGGATGACGACGAACAGAACGCGGTCGGGCTTCTGCACTGGGAAATGCGCCGCGCGGGCGGGTTGATCATGGCGACGGCGGACGCGCATCGCCTGCCGGCGGGGGGCGCGCTCGCAGTGGATCGCGAGCCCTTCGCAGAGGCGGTGACGCAGACGCTCAGATCGCATCCGAACATCACGACGGACCATGGCGAGATCACCGACCTGCCGACGGAGGGCAAATGGATCTTCGCCACCGGTCCGCTCACCTCCGCCCGGCTCGGGGAGGCCATCGCGCGGGAGACCGGGGCGGACCGCCTCGCCTTCTTCGACGCCATCGCGCCCATCGTCTATGCCGAGAGCATCGACATGGATGTCGCCTGGCTCCAGTCGCGTTACGACAAGGGTGAGACCGAGGAGGAGCAGAAAGCCTATCTCAACTGCCCGATGACGAAACCGCAATACGAGGCCTTCATCGACGCGCTGCTCGCCGCGGACAAGACCGAGTTTCACGAAGGCGAAACCGCCGGCTATTTCGACGGCTGCCTGCCGATCGAGGTCATGGCCGAACGCGGGCGCGAGACGCTGCGCCACGGGCCGATGAAGCCGATCGGCCTGACCAACGCCCACAGGCCCGCGGACAAGCCCTATGCCGTCGTACAGCTTCGCCGCGACAACAAGCTCGGCACGCTCTACAACATCGTCGGCTTCCAGACGAAGATGAAATATGGCGCGCAAGCCGATGTTTTCAGGATGATTCCAGGTCTGGAGAATGCGCGCTTCGCGCGTCTCGGCGGGATCCATCGCAACACGTTCCTCAATTCCCCGACGCTCCTCGACCACGAGATGCGGCTGAAATCGCGCCCCCATATCCGCTTTGCCGGGCAGGTGACGGGGGTCGAGGGCTATGTGGAAAGTGCGGCCATGGGGCTCCTCGCGGGGCGTCTCGCCGCCGCCGAGATCCTCGGGCGCCGCCTGCCGCCCGTGCCGCCGGAAACCGCCATGGGTGCCCTCGTCACGCATATCACCGGCGGGGCGGAAGCGAAGACCTTTCAGCCGATGAACGTCAATTTCGGCCTCTTCCCGCCGCTCGAGGGCCTGCGCGGCGGCCGAAAGGGCCGCAAGGAACGCTACAAGGGCTACACCGACCGCGCCAAGGCGCTGTGGTCCGACTGGCTGGCCGCCCCGGAGGCCGTGACCGCATGA
- the gluQRS gene encoding tRNA glutamyl-Q(34) synthetase GluQRS, translated as MAEAVSGYVTRFAPSPTGPLHLGHAFSALTAFGRAQERDGTFLLRIEDGDTSRSRAEWEALIYADLRWLGISWPDPVMHVTAREEIYGNALKTFAEMGLVFPCSCTRRDVLSALSAPQEGAPMGPDGIVYPGTCRSRPMSTFQPGEAIRLDMRKAVSFLGDVERFSWEETGPYETGVHRLDPRRLLDEVGDVVLARKEIGTAAYHLSVVIDDAAQGITEVVRGADLMEATQIHRLLQALLDLPTPLYHHHRLIRDTAGKRLAKRADAKAISKYREEGATPADLRAMIGL; from the coding sequence ATGGCGGAAGCGGTGAGCGGCTACGTCACCCGTTTCGCGCCCTCGCCGACGGGGCCCCTGCATCTCGGCCACGCATTTTCCGCGCTGACCGCCTTCGGGCGCGCGCAGGAACGGGACGGCACCTTCCTGCTGCGCATCGAGGACGGCGACACGAGCCGGTCGCGCGCGGAATGGGAGGCGCTGATCTATGCCGACCTGCGCTGGCTCGGAATCTCCTGGCCCGATCCGGTCATGCATGTGACGGCGCGTGAGGAGATCTATGGAAACGCCTTGAAAACCTTTGCGGAAATGGGTCTCGTCTTCCCCTGCTCCTGCACTCGCCGCGACGTGCTTTCGGCGCTTTCGGCGCCGCAGGAAGGCGCGCCGATGGGACCGGACGGGATCGTCTATCCCGGCACCTGCCGCAGCCGCCCGATGTCCACGTTCCAGCCCGGTGAAGCGATCCGCCTCGACATGCGAAAAGCCGTTTCCTTTCTGGGGGATGTCGAGCGTTTCTCATGGGAGGAAACAGGCCCTTACGAGACCGGCGTCCACCGGCTCGATCCGCGCAGGCTTCTTGACGAGGTCGGCGACGTGGTGCTCGCCCGCAAGGAGATCGGGACCGCTGCCTATCACCTCTCCGTCGTGATCGACGACGCGGCGCAGGGCATCACCGAGGTCGTGCGCGGCGCCGATCTCATGGAGGCAACGCAGATACACCGGCTGTTGCAGGCGCTGCTCGACCTGCCGACCCCGCTCTATCACCACCACCGGCTGATCCGCGACACCGCGGGCAAGCGGCTCGCGAAACGCGCGGATGCAAAGGCGATCTCGAAATACCGCGAGGAAGGCGCGACGCCTGCCGATCTGCGCGCGATGATCGGGCTCTAG
- the hisI gene encoding phosphoribosyl-AMP cyclohydrolase, translating to MRFDPASLAYDDKGLIPAIAQDAATGEVLMMAWMNREAVEATLETGRVTYWSRSRQSFWIKGETSGHVQRLVDFRYDCDSDCILVTVDQTGPACHTNRRSCFYRAVRDGETVELMAPMG from the coding sequence ATGCGCTTTGATCCGGCTTCCCTGGCCTATGACGACAAGGGGCTGATCCCGGCCATCGCGCAGGACGCGGCGACGGGCGAGGTGCTGATGATGGCCTGGATGAACCGCGAGGCCGTCGAGGCGACGCTCGAGACGGGCCGGGTGACCTATTGGAGCCGCTCGCGCCAGAGCTTCTGGATCAAGGGCGAGACCTCCGGCCATGTGCAGCGCCTTGTCGACTTCCGCTACGATTGCGACAGCGATTGCATCCTCGTGACGGTGGACCAGACCGGACCCGCCTGCCACACCAACCGCCGCTCGTGCTTCTACCGCGCGGTGCGGGACGGCGAGACCGTCGAACTCATGGCGCCGATGGGCTAG
- a CDS encoding iron-sulfur cluster assembly scaffold protein — protein MSTDLAKLYSGKLLALAADIPHLGRLEAPDATVRERAPLCGSTVTVDMQVRDGRVTEFAQDVKACALGQAAAAIVGANVIGRTGVELAAARDALAAFLREDGPVPAVPFDGFEALLPARDYKNRHASILLSITAAAKAFEEAQRQDCA, from the coding sequence ATGTCGACCGATCTCGCGAAACTCTATTCCGGCAAGCTGCTTGCCCTTGCCGCGGACATCCCGCATCTCGGCCGGCTCGAGGCGCCCGATGCGACCGTGCGCGAACGCGCCCCGCTCTGCGGCTCCACCGTGACCGTGGACATGCAGGTGCGGGACGGCCGCGTGACGGAATTCGCGCAGGATGTGAAGGCCTGCGCCCTCGGACAGGCGGCCGCGGCCATTGTCGGCGCGAACGTCATCGGACGTACCGGCGTGGAGCTCGCCGCCGCGCGCGACGCGCTCGCCGCCTTCCTGCGTGAGGACGGTCCGGTTCCCGCCGTCCCCTTCGACGGGTTCGAGGCGCTCCTGCCTGCGCGCGACTACAAGAACCGCCATGCCTCCATCCTCCTGTCGATCACCGCTGCCGCGAAGGCCTTCGAGGAGGCGCAGAGACAGGATTGCGCCTGA
- the recG gene encoding ATP-dependent DNA helicase RecG, with product MTGGRPDILFPLFAGLETLSGVGPKIAKALGAIGVERPRDLLFTLPHGVIDRRRRDSLREVPPGAVATVEVTVLRHQPPSRKGLPYRVIVEDRALAFQIVFFRGAPKWIEAQLPVGARRLVSGKVEMYDGQYQMPHPDHILPPEEAADLARFEPVYPLTAGVTQKVMAKAADAALSRVPDLAEWIDPALRAREGWPDFAAALNQAHHPLSGEELAPTAPAPQRLAYDELFAHQVTLALARSRVRRSKGRANSGDGRLRDRVLAALPYRPTGAQTRAVADIAADMASGHRMNRLLMGDVGSGKTLVALMALLIAVETGGQGVMMAPTELLARQHLEGLRPMAEAAGVEIAILTGRDKGRERRAKLEALARGDIGILVGTHAVFQEEVVFADLRLAIIDEQHRFGVAQRLALSQKGAGVDVLVMTATPIPRSLSLAQYGDMDVSVLDEKPPGRTPVKTALSSTERMEEVVDHLRRAVGEGRQAYWVCPLVAESEVVDMAAAEDRFRDLRAALGEEAVGLVHGQMPPEERDRTMARFAGGEIGVLVATTVIEVGVNVPNASIMVIERAEHFGLAQLHQLRGRVGRGAVASTCLLLYQPPLSEGGRRRLEILRETEDGFRIAEEDLIMRGAGDVLGTAQSGLPRFRVADLERQSALMALAQSDARKLLHDDPKLETERGGAVRVLLWLMGKDEAIRLISVG from the coding sequence ATGACGGGCGGTCGGCCGGATATCCTCTTCCCGCTCTTCGCGGGGCTCGAGACGCTGTCGGGCGTCGGGCCGAAAATCGCGAAGGCTCTCGGCGCCATCGGCGTGGAGCGGCCGCGCGACCTGCTCTTCACCCTGCCGCACGGGGTGATCGACCGGCGCCGCCGCGACAGCCTGCGCGAGGTGCCGCCGGGTGCGGTCGCGACGGTGGAGGTGACGGTGCTGCGCCACCAGCCGCCCTCGCGCAAGGGCCTGCCCTACCGGGTGATCGTCGAGGACCGTGCGCTCGCCTTCCAGATCGTGTTTTTCCGCGGTGCGCCGAAATGGATCGAGGCACAGTTGCCCGTCGGCGCACGCCGCCTGGTCTCGGGCAAGGTGGAGATGTACGACGGCCAGTATCAGATGCCGCATCCCGACCACATCCTGCCGCCGGAGGAGGCGGCGGACCTGGCGCGGTTCGAGCCGGTCTATCCCCTCACCGCCGGCGTGACGCAGAAGGTGATGGCGAAGGCGGCCGACGCGGCGTTGTCGCGCGTCCCGGATCTGGCCGAATGGATCGACCCCGCCCTGCGCGCGCGGGAGGGCTGGCCCGATTTCGCCGCCGCCCTGAACCAGGCGCATCATCCGCTGTCGGGAGAGGAGCTCGCCCCGACCGCCCCGGCGCCGCAGCGGCTGGCCTATGACGAACTCTTCGCGCATCAGGTCACTCTGGCGCTCGCGCGGTCGCGGGTGCGGCGGAGCAAGGGGCGGGCGAATTCCGGCGACGGACGGTTGCGCGACCGGGTGCTCGCGGCGCTGCCCTATCGCCCGACCGGCGCGCAGACCCGTGCAGTGGCCGATATTGCTGCGGACATGGCCTCCGGGCACCGGATGAACCGGCTGCTGATGGGCGATGTCGGATCGGGCAAGACGCTGGTCGCGCTCATGGCGCTTCTGATCGCGGTGGAGACGGGCGGGCAGGGCGTGATGATGGCGCCGACCGAGCTTCTGGCGCGCCAGCATCTCGAGGGGCTGCGTCCGATGGCGGAGGCGGCGGGGGTGGAAATCGCGATCCTGACCGGGCGCGACAAGGGGCGCGAGCGGCGTGCGAAGCTCGAGGCCCTGGCGCGCGGCGATATCGGGATCCTCGTCGGCACACATGCGGTGTTCCAGGAGGAGGTGGTCTTTGCCGATCTGCGCCTCGCGATCATCGACGAACAGCACCGCTTCGGCGTCGCGCAGCGCCTCGCGCTGTCGCAGAAGGGCGCCGGGGTGGATGTGCTCGTGATGACCGCGACGCCGATTCCGCGCTCCCTGTCGCTGGCGCAATATGGCGATATGGACGTCTCCGTGCTCGACGAGAAACCACCGGGGCGGACGCCGGTGAAGACGGCGCTGAGTTCCACCGAGCGGATGGAGGAGGTGGTCGACCATCTGCGGCGCGCGGTGGGCGAGGGACGCCAAGCCTATTGGGTCTGTCCGCTCGTGGCCGAGAGCGAGGTCGTTGACATGGCGGCGGCGGAGGACCGGTTCCGGGACCTGCGCGCCGCGCTGGGGGAGGAGGCGGTCGGGCTCGTGCACGGGCAGATGCCGCCGGAAGAGCGGGATCGCACGATGGCGCGCTTCGCCGGCGGAGAGATCGGCGTCCTCGTGGCGACGACGGTGATCGAGGTCGGCGTCAACGTGCCCAATGCCTCGATCATGGTGATCGAGCGCGCCGAGCATTTCGGACTCGCCCAGCTCCATCAGCTGCGCGGCCGGGTCGGGCGGGGCGCGGTCGCCTCCACCTGCCTGTTGCTCTATCAGCCGCCCCTGTCGGAGGGCGGGCGCCGCCGCCTCGAGATCCTGCGCGAAACCGAGGACGGGTTCCGGATCGCGGAGGAGGATCTGATCATGCGCGGGGCGGGCGACGTGCTCGGCACCGCGCAATCCGGCCTGCCGCGGTTTCGCGTGGCGGATCTGGAACGGCAGTCGGCGCTCATGGCACTGGCGCAAAGCGATGCGCGCAAGCTCCTGCATGACGATCCGAAGCTCGAGACCGAGCGCGGCGGGGCGGTGCGGGTGTTGCTCTGGCTGATGGGCAAGGACGAGGCGATCCGTTTGATTTCCGTAGGTTAG